The Mustela lutreola isolate mMusLut2 chromosome 3, mMusLut2.pri, whole genome shotgun sequence genome includes a region encoding these proteins:
- the RPS20 gene encoding small ribosomal subunit protein uS10 yields the protein MAFKDTGKTPVEPEVAIHRIRITLTSRNVKSLEKVCADLIRGAKEKNLKVKGPVRMPTKTLRITTRKTPCGEGSKTWDRFQMRIHKRLIDLHSPSEIVKQITSISIEPGVEVEVTIADA from the exons ATG GCTTTTAAAGACACCGGGAAGACACCCGTGGAACCGGAGGTGGCGATTCACCGAATTAGAATAACTCTCACCAGCCGCAAcgtaaaatctttggaaaagg tATGTGCTGATTTGATCAGGGGCGCCAAGGAAAAGAATCTGAAAGTGAAAGGACCAGTTCGGATGCCTACCAAG ACtctgagaatcactacaagaaAAACTCCTTGTGGTGAAGGCTCTAAGACTTGGGATCGGTTTCAAATGAGGATCCACAAGCGGCTCATTGATTTGCACAGTCCTTCTGAGATTGTTAAGCAGATTACATCCATCAGTATTGAGCCAGGAGTTGAGGTTGAAGTCACCATTGCAGATGCTTAA